AACTTAAGTCATAATGCCCTGAACTAAAGTTCGGGCTAAGAGCTAAAGTCATCTAAAGATGACTCAAGACTTGTGTTTCTTAACCCGTTTTAACGGGTTTAAGCTTTTAGCCCGAACTTTAGTTCAGGGCGCGGGAAACTTAAGTTGACGGACTTTGGGATACCCCGCCCCTACGACTGAATTAACCTCCCCAGATTTTTTTAATTACTTCATCGGCGGAGATATCAGACATTTTACCTGTGGGAGATTTAAGACCAATAACCCGATCGCTTTTTGGTAATAATTTAGCGGGTTCTGTTGGGCCAAATAACGCGATCGTATAGGTTCCCACCGCAACCGCTAAGTGCATCGGGGCACTATCGGTACAGATCATTAAATTAGCCGAGGCGATCATTGCCGCCAACTTGCCAATATCCTCTGGTCGGGTAACTTTAACCTGGGGACAAGATTGGACAATTTCCTGCACTAACGCCGCATCTTCTGGCCCTTGAACAATCACAACGGGAAGGTTAGGTTGTCGTTGTTGAATATCTTGAATAATTTTTTGCCAACGAGCAACGGGGTAGATTTTGTCAATGCCTTTTTGTTGTGCTAACTGACTAGACCCGCCATGAATCAAAATATAACCACTTTCCTTGACTCCTAAACGTTTTTGTTCCCCATCCCCCCAGTCAATATCTAGTTTAGGAACATTAATCGATAATCCAGGGAAAGGCGTGATAATGTCTATCCCTTTGAGCAGGTCATAATACATTTCGGCGGCGTATTGTTCCAGTTTCAGGGGTACTGGGTTGCTAATAAACATCCCTTCACCGCCTCCAGCGTATCCAACCCGAACGGGAATACCTGTTAACCACAATAACAACCCTACCGTCCAACTTTGACCGAGGGAGAGCACCACTTCATATTCTCGGTCACGGACAATACCGAGAAAATTTCCCCAGTCCGCTAAACTGTTGCGGCCCTTGAAATCATAGGTCAAAATTTCAGAAACGGACTTACAAACTCGATAAGCTCCCTTGGCCCTGGGTTCTACCATAACAGAAATTTGGGCTTCAGGATAAGCTTGCTT
The sequence above is drawn from the Planktothrix serta PCC 8927 genome and encodes:
- a CDS encoding glycosyltransferase family 9 protein, which codes for MRILALVPGGIGDQILFFPTLDGLKQAYPEAQISVMVEPRAKGAYRVCKSVSEILTYDFKGRNSLADWGNFLGIVRDREYEVVLSLGQSWTVGLLLWLTGIPVRVGYAGGGEGMFISNPVPLKLEQYAAEMYYDLLKGIDIITPFPGLSINVPKLDIDWGDGEQKRLGVKESGYILIHGGSSQLAQQKGIDKIYPVARWQKIIQDIQQRQPNLPVVIVQGPEDAALVQEIVQSCPQVKVTRPEDIGKLAAMIASANLMICTDSAPMHLAVAVGTYTIALFGPTEPAKLLPKSDRVIGLKSPTGKMSDISADEVIKKIWGG